A window of the Tripterygium wilfordii isolate XIE 37 chromosome 12, ASM1340144v1, whole genome shotgun sequence genome harbors these coding sequences:
- the LOC120010993 gene encoding uncharacterized protein LOC120010993 has protein sequence MMGNLKRPSKNDHVLCKKHPKHKQSPGVCSLCLNEKLSQVSKTRLRGTRTDSSSSSPSPLSSEYSSSSCSSSYPSPLHHRYRFSTREGNSKGSLSFMFSGKKNNVNGLTKSRSLAFVQRRGGGDDGYSDYKKKTTRGGGFWSKLLHPRRKKTETGLVHSSTMRERTIVVS, from the coding sequence atgatgGGAAACCTCAAGAGACCATCAAAGAACGATCATGTTCTATGCAAGAAACACCCAAAACACAAACAATCTCCGGGCGTATGCTCTCTTTGTCTGAATGAAAAGCTTTCCCAAGTATCTAAAACAAGGTTACGAGGTACGAGAAcagactcttcttcttcttctccttctccattATCGTCTGAGTATTCTTCTTCCTCGTGTTCTTCTTCATATCCGTCTCCATTGCATCATCGCTATCGTTTTAGTACAAGAGAAGGGAACAGCAAGGGTTCTCTATCTTTCATGTTTAGTGGGAAGAAGAACAACGTTAATGGACTCACCAAGAGTAGATCGCTGGCTTTTGTTCAAAGAAGGGGTGGCGGTGATGATGGTTATAGTGATTATAAGAAGAAAACAACAAGAGGAGGTGGGTTTTGGTCCAAGTTGTTGCATCCAAGAAGGAAGAAGACTGAGACTGGTTTGGTGCATTCAAGCACCATGAGAGAGAGAACAATTGTGGTTTCTTGA